The following are from one region of the Mesorhizobium sp. B4-1-4 genome:
- the ftsH gene encoding ATP-dependent zinc metalloprotease FtsH, with product MNPNYRNLALWAIIAVLLIALFNLFQTPQTRGASSDVPYSQFLQDVAAGRVKTVTIAGARINGTYTDNSSGFQTYSPGDPSLVSRLQDKNVTINARPETDGSNSLFGYLISWLPMILILGVWIFFMRQMQSGSGRAMGFGKSKAKLLTEAHGRVTFQDVAGVDEAKEDLEEIVEFLRDPQKFQRLGGKIPRGVLLVGPPGTGKTLLARSVAGEANVPFFTISGSDFVEMFVGVGASRVRDMFDQAKKNAPCIIFIDEIDAVGRHRGAGLGGGNDEREQTLNQLLVEMDGFESNESIILIAATNRPDVLDPALLRPGRFDRQVVVPNPDIVGREKILKVHVRNVPLAPNVDLKVVARGTPGFSGADLMNLVNESALMAARRNKRLVTMAEFEDAKDKIMMGAERRSSAMTQAEKELTAYHEAGHAILALNVPSADPLHKATIIPRGRALGMVMQLPEGDRYSMSYKYMISRLAIMMGGRVAEEFKFGKENITSGASSDIEQATKLARAMVTRWGFSDKLGHVAYGDNQEEVFLGHSVARTQNISEETAQIIDAEVRRLIDDAYSTAKSVLTKKKKEWIALAQGLLEYETLSGDEIKQLIAGQKPARDLGDDTPPSRGSAVPKSGGRRKKGPEPEGGMEPQPSS from the coding sequence ATGAATCCGAACTATCGCAACCTCGCGCTCTGGGCGATCATAGCGGTCCTGCTCATTGCCCTGTTCAATCTGTTCCAGACGCCGCAGACGCGCGGGGCTTCGAGCGATGTGCCTTATTCGCAATTCCTGCAGGATGTCGCGGCAGGCCGGGTCAAGACGGTGACCATTGCGGGTGCCCGCATCAACGGCACTTACACCGACAATTCCAGTGGCTTCCAGACCTACTCGCCCGGCGATCCCTCGCTGGTCTCGCGGCTACAGGACAAGAACGTCACCATCAATGCGCGTCCTGAAACCGACGGCTCCAATTCGCTGTTCGGCTATCTGATCTCGTGGCTGCCGATGATCCTCATCCTCGGCGTCTGGATATTCTTCATGCGCCAGATGCAGTCCGGATCCGGCCGCGCTATGGGTTTTGGCAAGTCGAAGGCCAAGCTTCTGACCGAGGCGCATGGCCGCGTCACCTTCCAGGACGTCGCCGGCGTCGACGAGGCCAAGGAAGACCTGGAAGAGATCGTCGAGTTCCTGCGCGATCCGCAGAAGTTCCAGCGGCTCGGCGGCAAGATTCCGCGCGGCGTGCTGCTGGTCGGCCCTCCCGGCACCGGCAAGACGCTGCTCGCCCGCTCTGTCGCCGGCGAAGCCAACGTGCCGTTCTTCACCATTTCGGGTTCGGATTTTGTCGAGATGTTCGTCGGCGTCGGCGCGAGCCGCGTGCGCGACATGTTCGACCAGGCCAAGAAGAATGCGCCCTGCATCATCTTCATCGACGAAATCGACGCGGTCGGACGCCATCGCGGCGCCGGTCTCGGCGGCGGCAATGACGAGCGCGAGCAGACGCTGAACCAGCTGCTGGTCGAGATGGACGGCTTCGAATCCAACGAGAGCATCATCCTGATCGCCGCCACCAACCGTCCCGACGTGCTCGATCCGGCGCTGCTGCGTCCGGGCCGTTTCGACCGCCAGGTGGTGGTGCCGAACCCCGACATCGTCGGCCGCGAGAAGATCCTCAAGGTGCATGTGCGCAACGTGCCGCTGGCGCCCAATGTCGACCTCAAGGTCGTCGCCCGCGGAACGCCAGGCTTCTCCGGCGCCGACCTGATGAATCTCGTCAACGAATCCGCGCTGATGGCGGCGCGGCGCAACAAGCGCCTCGTCACCATGGCCGAGTTCGAGGACGCCAAGGACAAGATCATGATGGGCGCGGAGCGCCGCTCGTCGGCCATGACGCAGGCCGAGAAGGAGCTGACCGCCTATCACGAGGCGGGTCACGCCATCCTGGCGCTCAACGTGCCGTCGGCGGACCCGCTGCACAAGGCGACCATCATTCCGCGCGGCCGCGCGCTGGGCATGGTGATGCAGTTGCCGGAAGGCGACCGCTACTCCATGAGCTACAAATACATGATCTCGCGCCTCGCCATCATGATGGGCGGCCGCGTCGCCGAGGAGTTCAAGTTCGGCAAGGAGAACATCACGTCCGGTGCCTCCTCCGACATCGAGCAGGCGACCAAGCTGGCGCGCGCCATGGTCACCCGCTGGGGCTTTTCCGACAAGCTCGGCCATGTCGCCTATGGCGACAACCAGGAGGAAGTGTTCCTCGGCCATTCGGTGGCGCGCACGCAGAACATCTCGGAAGAGACGGCGCAGATCATCGACGCCGAAGTGCGCCGCCTGATCGACGACGCCTATTCGACGGCCAAGTCGGTGCTGACCAAGAAGAAGAAGGAATGGATCGCGCTGGCGCAGGGCTTGCTCGAATACGAGACGCTGTCGGGCGACGAGATCAAGCAGCTGATCGCCGGCCAGAAGCCCGCGCGCGACCTCGGCGACGACACGCCGCCCAGCCGTGGCTCGGCGGTGCCGAAATCCGGCGGCCGCCGCAAGAAAGGCCCCGAGCCCGAAGGCGGCATGGAGCCGCAGCCGTCAAGCTGA